The proteins below come from a single Sphingomonas carotinifaciens genomic window:
- a CDS encoding APH(3')-I family aminoglycoside O-phosphotransferase, giving the protein MTYGREEACAAIAMPPGLATVTMGYRWMHNMIGESGGGVYRLHGRQDAPDLFLKHGRGMVADDIADEMVRLRWLSDHIAVPTIRRFVHTGDEAWLLMTAIPGQTAYQHLTARPHDRLAVVDALATFLRQLHAIPVDTCPFISDHHHRLMQARARIDQGLVAEDEFDEEREGWLAEEVWQAMQDLMPFTPDRVVTHGDFSLDNILLEDGQVVGLIDAGRIGIADRYQDIAILWNCLGEFDDALRSHFLRRYGVADVDNRKLQFHLMLDEMF; this is encoded by the coding sequence ATGACCTACGGTCGCGAAGAAGCGTGTGCGGCGATAGCAATGCCGCCGGGGCTCGCAACCGTAACGATGGGCTACCGGTGGATGCACAACATGATCGGCGAATCCGGTGGCGGCGTGTATCGCTTGCACGGCAGACAGGATGCACCCGACCTCTTCCTGAAACATGGTCGGGGCATGGTGGCCGATGACATAGCCGACGAAATGGTCCGCCTGCGCTGGCTGAGCGATCATATAGCCGTGCCGACCATTCGGCGTTTCGTCCATACGGGGGACGAGGCTTGGTTGTTGATGACGGCCATACCCGGCCAGACGGCATATCAGCATCTGACAGCTCGCCCGCATGATCGCCTCGCCGTGGTAGATGCATTGGCCACATTCCTCCGGCAGCTTCACGCCATTCCGGTCGACACATGCCCCTTCATCAGCGACCATCATCACCGCCTGATGCAAGCCAGAGCGCGCATCGACCAGGGCCTCGTCGCGGAAGATGAATTTGATGAGGAACGTGAGGGCTGGCTGGCCGAGGAGGTATGGCAAGCCATGCAGGACCTGATGCCGTTCACCCCCGACCGCGTCGTGACCCATGGCGACTTCTCGCTCGACAACATCTTGCTGGAAGATGGCCAGGTCGTCGGGCTGATCGATGCCGGACGGATCGGTATTGCCGACCGCTACCAGGACATTGCGATCCTGTGGAACTGTCTGGGCGAGTTCGACGATGCGCTTCGTTCACACTTCCTGAGGCGCTACGGAGTTGCGGACGTGGACAATCGCAAACTGCAATTTCACCTCATGCTGGATGAAATGTTCTAA
- a CDS encoding HAD family hydrolase — MQRIAIYDLDRTITRAPTWTPFLLHAARGSWRIAMAPVAAGAALLHALKLYDRDRLKPIMHRLMLGAALDEARSTALAEAFAAMTDDGNIRPGARERMAADRAVGYRIVIATAAHRFYAQAIASRLGVEDLIATEAMRDTTGRIVPSLSGANCYGPAKLAMIRDWLAAQGVKREEAHVRFYSDHASDAPTFAWADEPVVVSPGKRMTVLAVERGWPIERW; from the coding sequence ATGCAGCGCATCGCAATCTACGATCTGGACCGCACGATCACACGCGCGCCGACCTGGACCCCCTTTCTGCTTCATGCCGCGCGCGGCAGTTGGCGCATCGCGATGGCGCCGGTGGCCGCGGGTGCCGCATTGCTGCACGCGCTGAAGCTGTACGACCGTGACCGGTTGAAGCCGATCATGCACCGGTTGATGCTGGGTGCGGCGCTGGATGAAGCCAGGTCGACCGCGCTGGCGGAGGCATTCGCCGCCATGACGGACGACGGCAACATCCGGCCGGGCGCAAGAGAACGGATGGCGGCGGACCGGGCGGTGGGCTATCGCATCGTGATCGCGACGGCTGCACATCGCTTCTATGCACAGGCGATTGCCAGTCGGCTGGGCGTGGAGGACCTGATCGCGACGGAGGCGATGCGGGATACCACCGGGCGGATCGTGCCGTCGCTGTCGGGCGCCAACTGTTACGGCCCGGCCAAGCTGGCGATGATCCGGGATTGGCTGGCCGCTCAGGGTGTTAAACGCGAGGAGGCGCATGTGCGCTTTTATTCGGATCATGCGTCCGATGCCCCGACCTTCGCCTGGGCTGACGAGCCGGTGGTAGTCAGCCCGGGTAAAAGGATGACCGTACTGGCGGTCGAGCGCGGGTGGCCGATCGAGCGGTGGTGA
- a CDS encoding nucleotidyltransferase family protein translates to MSFHALILAGSRGGPDPVALHAGVSDKALAVVGGRTMLARVVEAVRAAGADRIMVAASSPAVAQAATALGAEVLQAAAGPSASTAAGLEQLGAPLLVTTADHALLEAGWITRFIADVPTDADVAVLLARRDVIERDVPGTQRTYLRFADGAWSGCNLFLLQTAAAADAVALWQRMERDRKRPWRIVRRLGPGLLLRYLAGRLTLDMALQRIGETARVRAAMVASRFGRAAVDVDKPEDLALARTLDAG, encoded by the coding sequence ATGAGCTTCCACGCGCTGATCCTGGCCGGCTCCCGCGGCGGCCCAGACCCGGTCGCGCTACACGCCGGGGTGAGCGACAAGGCGCTGGCCGTGGTCGGTGGTCGCACGATGCTGGCCAGGGTTGTGGAGGCGGTGCGCGCGGCCGGGGCGGATCGCATCATGGTGGCGGCATCCTCCCCCGCTGTGGCCCAGGCGGCGACGGCATTGGGCGCCGAAGTGCTGCAGGCAGCGGCGGGCCCGAGCGCGAGTACGGCCGCAGGATTGGAACAGCTTGGCGCGCCGTTGCTCGTGACTACTGCGGACCATGCCCTGCTGGAGGCCGGATGGATCACCCGGTTCATCGCCGACGTGCCGACGGACGCCGATGTTGCGGTGCTGCTGGCACGGCGTGACGTGATCGAGCGCGACGTGCCCGGTACGCAGCGTACCTATCTGCGCTTTGCCGATGGCGCCTGGTCGGGTTGCAACCTGTTCCTGTTGCAGACTGCCGCGGCGGCCGACGCGGTGGCGCTCTGGCAGCGGATGGAGCGGGATCGCAAGCGGCCCTGGCGGATCGTGCGTCGGCTGGGGCCGGGACTGCTGCTGCGCTACCTGGCCGGGCGGCTGACGCTGGACATGGCATTGCAACGGATCGGAGAAACTGCGCGGGTGCGCGCCGCGATGGTCGCCAGCCGGTTCGGACGCGCGGCGGTTGATGTCGACAAGCCGGAAGATCTGGCACTGGCGCGGACACTGGACGCCGGTTGA
- a CDS encoding diacylglycerol/lipid kinase family protein, translated as MPIRMPIDGSDGLIGRIDGGLARLTSAEFRVRRPAQTVRLDGRRLGGVQRIGVICNARAHRNLSRELSPFTSASGIDFAAPRTQEELHAVLARFASRGIDALLIDGGDGTIRDVITAATQHFGDAMPDIAVVPAGKTNALAIDLGIPTNWTIKAAIEAIHGPSRTQRSPVEIRRVDGREPMRVGFLFGAGAFVRATALAQETHRIGAFNGLAVGLSLAGGIAQTLFGGRDNVWRRGDPIRVELDDGRSVERPFYLLLASTLERLPLGLKPFGRPRPGMKLLGVDAPPKALFVSAPILVAGSEAGWLARAGYHRLDANRVGLTLDTGFVLDGETYAGGELIVAQGRALNFVVP; from the coding sequence ATGCCGATCAGGATGCCGATCGACGGAAGTGATGGGTTGATCGGCCGGATCGACGGCGGGCTGGCGCGGCTCACCTCGGCGGAGTTCCGCGTCCGGCGCCCGGCCCAGACCGTGCGTCTGGATGGGCGGCGACTGGGCGGCGTGCAGCGGATCGGCGTGATCTGCAACGCCCGCGCGCACCGCAACCTGTCCCGTGAGCTCTCGCCGTTCACCAGTGCGTCGGGCATCGACTTTGCCGCACCGCGCACGCAGGAGGAATTGCACGCGGTTCTCGCCCGCTTCGCCTCGCGGGGGATCGACGCGCTGCTGATCGACGGCGGCGACGGCACGATCCGCGATGTCATTACCGCGGCGACACAGCATTTCGGCGATGCGATGCCGGATATCGCGGTCGTGCCGGCGGGCAAGACCAATGCTCTGGCCATCGACCTGGGCATACCCACCAACTGGACGATCAAGGCGGCGATCGAGGCGATCCATGGTCCGTCCCGCACGCAGCGTTCGCCCGTGGAAATCCGCCGGGTGGACGGTCGTGAGCCGATGCGGGTCGGCTTTCTGTTCGGCGCCGGCGCGTTCGTGCGTGCCACGGCGCTGGCCCAGGAAACCCACCGGATCGGCGCCTTCAACGGTCTGGCGGTCGGCCTGTCTCTGGCAGGCGGGATCGCGCAGACGCTGTTCGGCGGGCGAGACAATGTCTGGCGGCGCGGCGATCCGATCCGGGTTGAACTGGATGACGGGCGCAGCGTGGAACGGCCCTTCTACCTGCTTCTGGCATCGACGCTGGAGCGCCTGCCGCTCGGATTGAAGCCGTTCGGTCGGCCGCGGCCCGGCATGAAGCTGCTGGGGGTTGATGCGCCTCCCAAGGCGCTGTTCGTCTCCGCACCGATCCTGGTGGCGGGGTCGGAGGCGGGATGGCTGGCGCGCGCCGGCTATCATCGGCTGGATGCGAACCGCGTCGGCCTGACGCTGGACACCGGCTTCGTGCTGGATGGCGAGACCTATGCCGGTGGCGAGTTGATCGTTGCCCAGGGCCGCGCGCTCAACTTCGTGGTGCCCTGA
- a CDS encoding DUF1488 family protein, with product MADDALTIVKGTLEDNAGDRQVEFVGEIDGEEYQFAVQYDLLEALGGDAPDGDAIEIFERYSDDILEASLTALGRDMEQPVVIVSENDLE from the coding sequence ATGGCCGATGACGCGCTGACCATCGTGAAGGGCACGCTGGAGGACAATGCCGGGGACCGGCAGGTCGAGTTCGTGGGCGAGATCGACGGCGAGGAATATCAGTTCGCCGTCCAATATGACCTGCTGGAAGCGCTTGGCGGCGACGCGCCGGATGGCGACGCCATCGAGATTTTCGAACGCTACAGCGACGACATCCTGGAGGCGTCCCTGACCGCGCTGGGCCGTGACATGGAGCAGCCGGTGGTGATCGTCAGCGAGAATGATCTGGAGTGA
- a CDS encoding MFS transporter, translated as MSAELTASSSTPLERDARLVNAREHRIAPGEIAIGVIIGRTSEFFDFFVYAIASVLVFPSLIFPYVDALTGTMYSFALFALAFIARPIGTFGFMAIDRRHGRGVKLTIALFLLGGSTMAIAFLPGYAQIGTAAAVLLAIFRAAQGIALGGAWDGLPSLLSLNAPENKRGWYAMVPQLGAPLGLLVASGLFAFFMATLSRADFLDWGWRYPFFVAFAINVVALFARLRIVATPEFQRLFETRDLQPAPVGETLREEGRTVVLGAFAPLASFALFHLVTVFPLSWVVLFNREQPTDFLLIEMLGAVFGVLAILASGMIADRVGRRTLLGTSAALIAAYSGFAPQLLDNGGWGELAYMILGFVLLGLAFGQSSGAVNSGFSAMRRYTGAAITSDLAWLIGAGFAPLAALLLAAHFGLLSVGFYLLSGAICTLAALGINKELAKRIE; from the coding sequence ATGAGCGCAGAACTAACCGCGTCGAGCTCGACGCCCCTCGAGCGGGACGCCCGCCTCGTCAACGCGCGCGAGCATCGCATCGCACCGGGCGAGATCGCAATCGGCGTCATCATCGGCCGTACCTCCGAATTCTTCGACTTCTTCGTTTATGCGATCGCATCGGTGCTGGTCTTCCCGTCGCTGATCTTTCCGTATGTCGATGCGCTGACGGGTACGATGTATTCCTTTGCGCTGTTCGCGCTGGCGTTCATCGCCCGGCCGATCGGCACCTTCGGCTTCATGGCGATCGATCGCCGGCATGGGCGCGGCGTGAAGCTGACCATCGCTTTGTTCCTGCTCGGCGGGTCGACGATGGCGATCGCCTTCCTGCCCGGTTACGCCCAGATCGGCACGGCCGCTGCCGTGTTGCTGGCGATCTTCCGCGCGGCGCAGGGCATCGCGCTTGGCGGCGCATGGGACGGCCTGCCCTCGCTCCTGTCGCTGAACGCGCCGGAGAACAAGCGCGGCTGGTATGCGATGGTCCCGCAGCTGGGGGCGCCGCTGGGCCTGCTGGTCGCCAGCGGCCTGTTCGCCTTCTTCATGGCGACGCTGAGCCGCGCCGACTTCCTCGACTGGGGATGGCGCTACCCCTTCTTCGTCGCCTTCGCGATCAACGTGGTGGCGCTGTTCGCACGGCTGCGCATCGTGGCGACGCCGGAATTCCAGCGGCTGTTCGAAACCCGCGACCTGCAGCCGGCACCGGTGGGCGAGACGCTGCGCGAAGAGGGCCGCACCGTGGTGCTGGGCGCGTTCGCACCGCTTGCCAGCTTTGCGCTGTTCCACCTCGTCACCGTATTTCCGCTGTCCTGGGTGGTGCTGTTCAACCGGGAGCAGCCGACCGACTTCCTGTTGATCGAGATGCTGGGTGCCGTGTTCGGCGTGCTCGCCATCCTCGCCTCGGGCATGATCGCCGATCGGGTCGGGCGGCGCACGCTGCTCGGCACTTCGGCCGCGCTGATCGCGGCCTATAGCGGCTTTGCGCCGCAGCTGCTCGACAATGGTGGCTGGGGCGAGCTGGCCTACATGATCCTGGGCTTCGTGCTGCTGGGCCTGGCGTTCGGCCAGTCGTCGGGCGCGGTGAATTCGGGCTTCTCGGCCATGCGCCGTTATACCGGTGCGGCGATCACGTCGGATCTGGCGTGGCTGATCGGCGCGGGCTTCGCGCCGCTGGCCGCGCTGTTGCTGGCGGCGCATTTCGGGTTGCTGTCGGTTGGTTTCTACCTGCTGTCGGGTGCGATCTGCACGCTGGCGGCGCTGGGCATCAACAAGGAGCTGGCCAAGCGGATCGAATGA
- the cyoA gene encoding ubiquinol oxidase subunit II has translation MLHSSSLARVRSLRRAAPPLLALPILAVLGGCDAVVMNPAGDVAVQQRDLVLISTGLMLLIIIPVMILTCLFAWKYRAANKEADYDPHFDHSTPLELVIWAAPLLIIICLGAVTWTSTHLLDPYRPIERTAPGKKVAQDVRPLEVQVVSMDWKWLFIYPEQGIATVNQLALPVDRPVRFRLTGTSVMNAFYVPTMAGMIYTMPGMETALHAVINKPGTFDGFSSHYSGAGFSDMNFKVYAMQDGAFDQWVAGVKGEQGSLSRATFVQLEKPSEKVPPMRFSAVAPGLFDLVVNRCVEPGKPCMSDVMMHDRKAGGDPHKIEAGEGNPPVNNTGPMHGDATKGALQKSPDEIETAPHQSKEPLPAPGNTDPGNAKNRRMSFTTTPRIPGTAGVDRG, from the coding sequence ATGCTTCATTCCTCGAGCCTTGCGCGCGTGCGCTCCCTTCGCCGGGCCGCCCCGCCCCTCCTTGCCTTGCCGATCCTGGCCGTGCTGGGTGGATGCGACGCGGTTGTGATGAACCCGGCCGGCGATGTTGCCGTGCAGCAGCGCGATCTCGTGCTGATCTCGACCGGGCTGATGCTGCTCATCATCATCCCCGTCATGATCCTGACCTGCCTGTTCGCGTGGAAGTACCGGGCCGCGAACAAGGAGGCGGATTATGATCCGCATTTCGACCATTCGACCCCGCTCGAACTCGTCATCTGGGCCGCCCCGCTGCTGATCATCATCTGCCTGGGCGCGGTCACCTGGACCAGCACCCATCTGCTCGATCCCTATCGCCCGATCGAGCGCACCGCGCCGGGCAAGAAGGTAGCGCAGGACGTCCGCCCGCTGGAGGTGCAGGTCGTCTCGATGGACTGGAAGTGGCTGTTCATCTACCCGGAACAGGGCATCGCGACCGTCAACCAGCTTGCGCTGCCCGTTGATCGCCCGGTCCGTTTCCGCCTGACCGGCACCAGCGTGATGAACGCCTTCTACGTGCCCACCATGGCCGGCATGATCTACACCATGCCGGGCATGGAAACCGCGCTGCATGCGGTGATCAACAAGCCGGGCACGTTTGACGGCTTCTCGTCGCACTATAGCGGCGCCGGCTTCTCCGACATGAACTTCAAGGTCTATGCCATGCAGGACGGCGCCTTCGACCAGTGGGTCGCGGGTGTGAAGGGCGAGCAGGGCAGCCTCAGCCGCGCGACCTTCGTGCAGCTTGAAAAGCCCAGCGAGAAGGTGCCGCCGATGCGCTTCTCGGCGGTGGCACCCGGACTGTTCGATCTGGTCGTCAATCGCTGCGTCGAGCCCGGCAAGCCGTGCATGAGCGACGTCATGATGCACGATCGCAAGGCCGGCGGCGACCCGCACAAGATCGAGGCCGGGGAGGGCAATCCGCCCGTCAACAACACCGGCCCGATGCATGGCGACGCCACCAAGGGCGCGCTCCAGAAGTCGCCCGACGAGATCGAGACGGCGCCGCACCAGAGCAAGGAACCCCTGCCGGCGCCGGGCAACACCGATCCCGGTAACGCAAAGAACCGCCGCATGAGCTTCACCACCACCCCGCGCATCCCCGGCACTGCCGGTGTGGATCGCGGCTGA
- the cyoB gene encoding cytochrome o ubiquinol oxidase subunit I, which produces MDQTLIKTIFGRLSFESFPIHEPILVATFAGVLVGGLAVLGLLTKYKLWGYLWKEWFTSVDHKKIGIMYMVLGVIMLLRGFADALMMRGQQAISFGANEGYLNAHHYDQVFTAHGVIMIFFVAMPMVTGLMNYVLPLQIGARDVSFPYLNNLSFWMTVGGAVLIMMSLFIGEFARTGWLAFPPLSGLDYSPDVGVDYYLWALQVAGVGTTLSGINLVATIIKMRAPGMTMMKLPVFTWTALCTNVLIVASFPVLTATLTLLTLDRYVGTNFFTNDAGGNPMMYFNLIWIWGHPEVYILILPAFGIFSEVTSTFSGKRLFGYTSMVYATIVITILSYLVWLHHFFTMGSGASVNSFFGITTMVISIPTGAKIFNWLFTMYKGRIRFELPMMWTVAFMLTFVIGGMTGVLLAVPPADFVLHNSLFLIAHFHNVIIGGVLFGMFAGINYWWPKAFGFKLDEKWGKLSFWCWVIGFWVAFAPLYVLGLMGVTRRLRHFEDPSLQIWFIIAAVGAAIIAVGIAAFLIQIGVSILNRDKLRDLTGDPWGGRTLEWSTSSPPPHYNFAFTPIIHDLDAWHDMKDKKYERPVKGYRPIHMPRNTGTGVIIAGLSVAFGFAMIWYMWWLAALSLVAILGVAIGHTFNYDRDYYIPVDEVAHEEDERTKLLAQGA; this is translated from the coding sequence ATGGATCAAACACTCATCAAGACCATCTTCGGGCGGCTATCGTTCGAATCCTTCCCCATCCATGAGCCGATCCTCGTGGCGACCTTTGCCGGCGTGCTGGTGGGCGGCCTTGCCGTGCTCGGCCTGCTGACCAAGTACAAGCTGTGGGGCTATCTCTGGAAGGAGTGGTTCACCAGCGTCGACCACAAGAAGATCGGCATCATGTACATGGTGCTGGGCGTCATCATGCTGCTGCGCGGCTTTGCCGACGCACTGATGATGCGCGGCCAGCAAGCCATCTCGTTCGGCGCGAACGAGGGCTACCTGAACGCTCATCACTATGATCAGGTGTTCACCGCCCACGGCGTCATCATGATCTTTTTCGTCGCCATGCCGATGGTGACCGGTCTGATGAACTACGTCCTGCCGCTCCAGATCGGCGCGCGGGACGTGTCGTTCCCGTACCTGAACAATCTTAGCTTCTGGATGACGGTCGGCGGCGCTGTCCTCATCATGATGTCGCTGTTCATTGGCGAATTCGCGCGGACTGGCTGGCTGGCCTTCCCGCCGCTGTCGGGGCTCGATTACAGCCCGGATGTCGGCGTCGATTACTATCTATGGGCCTTGCAGGTGGCCGGTGTCGGCACGACGCTGTCCGGCATCAACCTGGTCGCGACCATCATCAAGATGCGCGCGCCCGGCATGACCATGATGAAGCTGCCGGTCTTCACCTGGACTGCTCTGTGCACCAACGTGCTGATCGTCGCCAGCTTCCCCGTCCTCACCGCCACGCTGACCCTGCTGACGCTCGACCGCTATGTCGGTACGAACTTCTTCACCAACGATGCCGGCGGCAATCCGATGATGTATTTCAACCTCATCTGGATCTGGGGCCATCCGGAGGTCTACATCCTCATCCTGCCGGCGTTCGGCATCTTCTCGGAAGTCACCTCGACCTTCTCGGGCAAGCGCCTGTTCGGCTACACCTCGATGGTCTACGCCACGATCGTCATCACGATCCTGTCGTACCTCGTCTGGCTGCACCACTTCTTCACCATGGGCTCCGGCGCCAGCGTCAATTCGTTCTTCGGCATCACCACCATGGTGATCTCGATCCCGACGGGCGCCAAGATCTTCAACTGGCTGTTCACCATGTACAAGGGGCGCATCCGGTTCGAGCTGCCGATGATGTGGACCGTCGCGTTCATGCTGACGTTCGTGATCGGCGGCATGACGGGCGTGCTGCTGGCGGTACCCCCGGCGGACTTCGTGCTGCACAATTCGCTGTTCCTGATCGCGCACTTCCATAACGTGATCATCGGCGGCGTGCTGTTCGGCATGTTTGCGGGCATCAACTACTGGTGGCCCAAGGCGTTCGGCTTCAAGCTGGACGAGAAGTGGGGCAAGCTGTCCTTCTGGTGCTGGGTCATCGGCTTCTGGGTCGCGTTCGCACCGCTCTATGTGCTGGGCCTGATGGGCGTCACCCGTCGTCTGCGCCACTTCGAGGATCCCTCGCTCCAGATCTGGTTCATCATTGCCGCTGTCGGCGCTGCGATCATCGCGGTCGGCATTGCTGCCTTCCTGATCCAGATCGGCGTGTCGATCCTGAACCGTGACAAGCTGCGCGACCTGACGGGCGATCCCTGGGGTGGCCGCACGCTGGAATGGTCGACCTCGTCGCCGCCGCCGCACTACAACTTCGCGTTCACGCCGATCATCCACGACCTGGATGCCTGGCACGACATGAAGGACAAGAAGTATGAGCGTCCGGTGAAGGGCTATCGCCCGATCCACATGCCCCGGAACACGGGCACCGGCGTCATCATTGCCGGGCTCAGCGTGGCCTTCGGCTTTGCGATGATCTGGTACATGTGGTGGCTCGCCGCACTCAGCCTTGTCGCCATCCTCGGCGTCGCGATCGGCCATACCTTCAACTACGACCGCGACTATTACATCCCCGTCGACGAAGTCGCCCATGAAGAGGACGAGCGCACCAAGCTGCTCGCCCAGGGAGCCTGA
- the cyoC gene encoding cytochrome o ubiquinol oxidase subunit III, which yields MSTDVLSQDPTKNPTFYVVEDDDHHHETGGSTAIGFWMYLMSDCLIFAILFATYGVLGTSYAGGPTPREIFELPLVALNTSMLLLSSITYGFAMIAMEKGLKGQVQTWLAITGLFGAAFLSIELYEFANLIHEGATPQRSAFLSSFFTLVGTHGLHVTFGIIWLVTLMVQVGRLGLTADNKRRLMCLSMFWHFLDVVWIGVFTFVYLLGVLR from the coding sequence ATGTCCACCGACGTCCTGAGCCAGGACCCCACCAAGAACCCGACCTTCTACGTGGTCGAGGATGATGACCATCATCACGAAACCGGCGGCAGCACCGCCATCGGTTTCTGGATGTACCTGATGAGCGACTGCCTCATTTTCGCCATCCTGTTCGCCACGTACGGCGTGCTGGGGACGAGCTATGCGGGCGGGCCGACCCCGCGGGAGATCTTCGAGCTTCCGCTGGTCGCGCTCAACACCTCGATGCTGCTGCTGTCGTCGATCACCTATGGCTTTGCCATGATCGCGATGGAAAAGGGGCTGAAGGGGCAGGTTCAGACCTGGCTGGCGATCACCGGGCTGTTCGGCGCGGCGTTCCTTTCGATCGAGCTCTACGAGTTCGCGAACCTCATCCATGAGGGCGCGACGCCGCAGCGCTCGGCCTTCCTGTCGTCCTTCTTCACGCTGGTCGGCACGCACGGCCTGCACGTCACCTTCGGCATCATCTGGCTGGTGACGCTGATGGTGCAGGTCGGCCGCCTCGGTCTGACCGCGGACAACAAGCGCCGCTTGATGTGCCTGTCGATGTTCTGGCACTTCCTCGACGTCGTCTGGATCGGCGTCTTCACCTTCGTCTATCTGCTCGGAGTCCTCCGGTGA
- the cyoD gene encoding cytochrome o ubiquinol oxidase subunit IV: MKGYMIGFVLSVILTAIPFWLVMTGALGDTQATALTIMAFAFVQIIVHMIYFLHMNTSSEGGWTIMALAFTVVLVVITLSGSIWVMYHMNINMMPQMAAEAMGAM, encoded by the coding sequence ATGAAGGGCTATATGATCGGCTTCGTCCTGTCGGTCATCCTGACGGCGATCCCCTTCTGGCTCGTCATGACCGGCGCCCTGGGCGACACACAGGCGACCGCCCTGACGATCATGGCCTTCGCCTTTGTGCAGATCATCGTCCACATGATCTACTTCCTCCACATGAACACCAGTTCGGAAGGGGGCTGGACGATCATGGCGCTGGCCTTCACCGTCGTACTGGTCGTCATCACACTCAGCGGATCGATTTGGGTCATGTATCACATGAACATCAACATGATGCCGCAGATGGCTGCCGAAGCCATGGGCGCCATGTGA
- a CDS encoding SURF1 family protein, whose protein sequence is MTDKGEPARGSGRFVLAVLGVALVALFLALGTWQVQRRAWKLDLIAKVEARQRAAPIPAPRSAGADDIYTRVFATGRFLHERTVLTQAVTVHGPGFWVVTPLQTSNFILLVNRGFVPSRTGFSRPAGIVRITGLIRMSEPKGGFLRNNDPVADRWYSRDVDAIAAAKGLGAVAPYFIDASGPAAPGGPIPGLTQTTFPNSHLSYALTWYTLALMSVLGTVIAIRRGRR, encoded by the coding sequence GTGACCGACAAGGGCGAACCGGCGCGGGGTTCCGGCCGGTTCGTCCTGGCCGTGCTCGGGGTGGCGCTCGTTGCGCTGTTCCTCGCGCTCGGCACCTGGCAGGTGCAGCGCCGCGCATGGAAGCTGGACCTGATCGCAAAGGTAGAGGCCAGGCAGCGCGCAGCTCCCATTCCTGCACCGCGAAGTGCTGGTGCCGACGACATCTACACCCGCGTCTTCGCCACCGGGCGTTTTCTGCACGAGCGCACCGTGCTGACTCAGGCGGTAACCGTCCACGGACCCGGTTTCTGGGTCGTGACGCCGCTGCAAACCTCCAACTTCATCCTGCTGGTCAATCGCGGCTTCGTGCCCAGCCGTACCGGCTTTTCGCGCCCCGCGGGGATCGTCCGCATCACCGGTCTGATCCGCATGTCCGAACCCAAGGGGGGCTTCCTGCGCAACAACGATCCCGTCGCCGATCGGTGGTACTCGCGCGATGTCGACGCAATCGCTGCGGCAAAGGGACTGGGGGCGGTGGCGCCCTACTTCATTGACGCCTCGGGACCTGCGGCGCCCGGCGGTCCTATTCCCGGCCTGACGCAGACGACCTTTCCCAATTCGCATCTCAGCTATGCGCTGACCTGGTACACGCTGGCGCTGATGTCGGTCTTGGGGACGGTTATCGCGATCCGCCGCGGCCGTCGATGA